The genomic stretch CGACGCCATCCTCCGGGACTGGGAATCGCTGGCCGAGGAGATGGGGAAAATGAAGTCGATCCTCGACGACGGCAGCGAGGTTCGGATCGTCTCGGAGGGCACGGACCTCACCATGCAGATAGCGGGACGAACGGCGGTCAACAGCGCGGCGTCGGTCGCCTACGACTCGCACAACCTCCCCAGCGGTGAGGTGTTCACCGCCCCTTACGCTACCGAGGGCGAGGTGACGTTCGACGTGCCGATGACGCTCCGCGGCGAGTCGGTTCGGAACGTCCGCCTCGAGTTCGAAGACGGCGAGGTCGTCGACTCCGACGCCGAACAGGGCGAGTCCGTGATCGGTGAGATCCTCGAGACGGACGAGGGCGCACGCAAACTCGGCGAACTCGGCATCGGCATGAATCGGGGCATCGACCGCTACACGGACAACATCCTCTTCGACGAAAAGATGGGCGAGACGGTCCACCTCGCGCTTGGGCGGGCCTACGACGCGAACCTCCCGGAGGGTGAGACGGGGAACGACTCCGCCGTCCACGTCGATCTAATCGCCGACGTGAGCGAGGATTCCCGGCTCGAGGTCGACGGCGAAGTCGTTCAGGAGAACGGACAGTTCCGGTGGGAGTGACGCCGCCGTCTCCACTCGAGCCAGTGACACGCCCGATCTCCAGGAGGCGTTTACAGCGCCAATTACGGTGTTAAGCGGTGCCTTCTCGCCTCTCGTGACCTGGCAGAGACTGCATAATAATAGGTCGGTCTCGCCACGGTTAGTATACCGCCATAACCGGTGGCGGACAGTAATCGGTTGGGGCTCGCTGCTCGTCCCACGATCGTCACACGCGACGATCGGTGTATTCCCTTCCACCCTCGCCGACTCGCCCTGCCGGAGGCGATCCGTATCCGGCCAACACTGTCTCTCCGCAGCTGACTCATCCGATATACTCACCAGTCTCGAGCGGGTACGCTTCCTATGCGCGATCACCTCCGAGCCGGGGCCGCGATCTACAACGCGGGATTCTATCACGCCGCTCACGACGCCTGGGAGGACTACTGGCTCGACCTCGAGTCCGGAACCGACGACGAGCGCCTGCTTCACGGGCTGATCCAGTTCACCGCCGCTGTCTACCACACACGCGAGCGCAACTGGGAGGGTGCCGTGGGGCTCGCGACCAGCGCTCGAGCGTACCTCTCTGGGTTACCACCAACCTATCGAGACGTCGATCTCGAGTCCGTGCGTGCGTTTCTCGTCGTCCTCGAGTCCGACCCCGAACTGATCGAACGTCGACCACCGATTCGACTGGTTCACGAAGGCGACGTTCCGACACGCGATGGGCTTGGCTTCGAGCCGACGGCGATTGCGGCAACCGTCCTCGCGGACGAACTGGGATTCGACGAGGAGCCAATCGAACGGGCGAGAACGTACGCCAGACGCGATCTCGAGGCCGGCGACGACGGGAGTCGATTCGTCACGCTCCTGTTCGATTTCGTTCGCGAGGACGAGCATCGGGGAATCATCTTCCAGCGACTGACGGAGCACGTCGACCGGCGCGAGGCTCGAGAATCTGACGTCGAAGGACTGTTCTGACCGTCCGGCTCGAACAGGCGACCACCGCGTCTCCTGGCGGTCTACGTAGCCTCACTCGTGGCCGGCGATCGGTAACGGCTCGTACGGTTCCTCGAGATAGCTCATATCCGATGCCGTCAGGTCGATTTCGAGGGCTTCGACGGCCTCCTCGAGGTGGTCGATGCTGGTCGTGCCGACGATGGGGGCGTCGACCCATTCTTTGTGGAGTAACCAAGCCAGTGAGATCTGGGCCATCGTGACGCCCTTCTCGGCGGCGAGTTCCTGAATTCGCTCGTTGATCTCCTCGCCGCCGCCGTCGAGGTACGGAATCTGTTCGAGGTACTCGTCGGTTTGCCCGCGCGTCGTCGACTCGAGCTCTCCGAGCGGACGGGCCCCGACGCCGCGAGCCAGCGGCGACCACGGGATGACGCCGACGCCTTCTTTTCGACAGAGGGGGAGCATCTCGCGTTCTTCCTCGCGGTAGAAGACGTTGTAGTGATTTTGCATCGTCGCGAATCGCTCGAGGTCGAGGCGGTCGCTCGCGTGCAACGCGTCGGCGAACTGGTGGGCCCACATCGAGGAGGTGCCGACGTACCGCACCGTCCCCCGACGAACGGCGTCGTCGAGCGCCCGAAGGGTTTCCTCGATGGGCGTCTCGTCGTCCCAGCGGTGGGTCTGGTAGAGATCGATCGTGTCCATCCCGAGTCGATCCAGACTCGCCTCGAGTTCCTGCTCGATGGCCTTTCGCGAGAGGCCACTCGAGTTGGTATTCGCGGGGTCCATCTCGGCGTACGCCTTCGTCGCGACGACCTGTGCGTCCCGGTCGTAGTCTGCGAGCACGTCACCCAGAATACGTTCGGAGTCGCCCGACGAGTAGACGTTCGCCGTGTCGAAGAAGTTGATCCCGAGGTCGATCGCCCGTTCGATGAGTTCCCTACTCTCCTCTCGGTCGAGCATCCAGTCTCGACCGGTCCCGAAACTCATGCAGCCGAGGCCGATCCGACTGACGGACATGCCGGTCGACCCGAGCGTCGTGTACTCCATACGTATCGTTGTCACGTCCGAGGACAAAACGCCACGCCTCGAGGTGACCGGTTGCCGGCTTCGCCTCTCATAGTCGTCCGCCGCTCGCGTCGCCCCGCCTCAGTCGTCGTGACGCGCCGAATTGTCCTGTGGCTCGTAGCCGAGGACGTCCTTCGCTCGCTCGAGCGAGTAGTACTTCCGGTCATTGTCGGAGATGCCGTAGACGATTTCGTAGTCGTAGTCGGCCCGAATACAGCGATCGAAGAGGTGTGCACAGTCGCGATAGGAGAGCCACATCGCCTGTCCACGCTCGTAGTCGATCGGCGGGTGACCCTCCGTGAGGTTGCCGATGCGGACGTTGACGACCGAGAGACCGTACTCGTCGTGGTAGTACCGACCGAGGGATTCTCCCGCGACCTTCGAGACGCCGTAGAGGTTCCCGGGGCGGGGGAGTTCCGTCCCGTCGAGTAAGTAATCGTCGTGCGTCCGATACATCTCGGGCGTCCGCTCGTCGGTCTCGTAGTGGCCGACGGCGTGATTCGAGGAAGCGAATGCGACCTTCTCGACGCCGGCGTCGATGGCGGCCTCGAAGACCGTCTGCGTGCCGTCGATATTGTTCGTCAGGACGCTCTCCCAGGGCGCGGTCTTACGAGGGTCGCCCGCGAGGTGGAGCACGACGTCGATACCTTCCATCGCCTCGCGGACGGTATCGCCCTCGGTGATGTCCGCGACGACGAACTCGCCGGGATGGTCTTCCGTCGGCGGGTCACGATCTAACAACCGCCACTCGTGTTCGTCCGCGAGGCCCTCGAGGATGGCCTCTCCGACCCGCCCCGCAGCCCCAGTAAGCAGGACCGACTGTGCCATTCGTTCGGTGTGAGGGTAACGGGCGATAAGTACCATACGGTTCCGCGTCGATGGAACCGATCGGAATGCCCTTCCCTGACGCCCGCGAGGACGCACGTATGTCGACCGACACGAGCCCCACCGACGCCGAAGCCGCCTGTTTCGAGGCGGGTATCAAGTTCGGAACGCTCTATCACCAGTTCGCCGGCACGCCGATTTCACTCGAGAGCGCACCCAGTCTCGCCACGGCGATGGAAGACTCGATCGAGAACCAACCCCACTGCGACCGCGTCACCGTCTCCGTTCGAACCGACGAACTCGAGCCCGCACTCGCCGAGTCGGCGGCCGACTACACCGAGTTGACGGGTCGGTTTCTCGAGGTGGAGATCGTCGTCGACTATGAGGGCTGTGAGGTCCTGACGCGAATGGAGATGGAAGACGGCTATCCGTTGATGCGCATCGATTCGGTTCGCGGTCGACCCTAGCCACGCTTCCCGTTCGAAACTCACGGCAGACGCGAGCCGGACCGATCGACTACCCTTTCGAAATCCCGCTGCTGTTTCCGCAATATCGTCTCTCTCCAGCTAGTTTTCACTTTCACTTTCGGGCTACCTTTTAACCTCGGTCGTCGTGAAGACACCGACATGAGTCAAGCGACGCTCGGCGACGACGAGGAACTGTTCGGTGAAGCGGCCAACGAGATGCGCGAAGACGTGGAATCCTCACTCGAGGACGCCTGGGACGCCCTTCCAGCGGCGGACGAGATCTGGGAAACCGACGCGGACAACGTATTGGGCGTACTCAACGGCCTCAAAACCGCACTCGACGTCGGTGACGCCGAGGACCACCTTCGTGACGCCAAAAAGTGGTTCACGATGGGCCAGCGAGCGGACGCCTTCGAGGACGCCGACGACCTCGAGGAGGAAATCGAGACGCTCGAGGAAGCCATCGGGGACATCGCCGATGCGGGCGAGCAAGTCGGCGACCTCACCTCGACCATTCCGGCCCTCCGTGGCACGCTCGAGGATGCTGGTCCCGCTGGCGACGACGAGAAAGACGAAGAGTAACGACCCGGTTCACGGTCGCCGAGACGAACATTCGTCCGAGTACCTTTCGAACGGTGGTCGCAGCCTCTGAGCCGTTCGCCCTTCCGTCCCAGCTCTGGTACCCGTCGCGGGTCTTATCGACGTTCTGGCCGCGAGATATCGCGCTCAGCGACTGCCTCGAGGAGGTCCGCGAGCGACGCTGCGGCCAGTTCGAGCAGTTCCTCGCCGCGTACCTCGTCGCCCGCCTCTGGATCGCCGACGACGCCGTTTTCCGTGAACTCCGCCGCGTCGTAGGCTAGATTCGCGTGGCTCTGCCACTCGCCCCAACCGTCGGCGCGGCCGTCCTGGGCCTCCTCGAGTCGGTCCTCGCGAACGAGGTCGGGTGCGCAGTGGCGAAGGAGTGCCGTCTCGAGTGGCCCGCCGTGGCCCATATCGCTCGAGTGGTCGCCGACGGCCTCGAACCAGGTGAACGGGACGGCGTACGCGTCGCCGCTTCGGGTGAGTCGACCGCCGAGCGCTCGCAGCGCGTCGACGTTACCGCCGTGGCCGTTGACCACCACGACTCGCTCGAGACCGTGGTGGGCGAGGCTCTCGATCGATTCGCGGACGTAGTCTCGGAACGTGTCCTCGGACACCCACATTGTCCCGGGGAATTGGCGGTGTTCCTCGGCGATCCCGATCGGGATCGCCGGCGCACGGACGACCTCGAGATCGGTTTTCTCGAGGCCGGCGTCGGTGACGGCCTCCGCGGTGATCACGTCAGTTCCGAGGGGGGCGTGGGGGCCGTGTTGTTCCGTGCTGCCGACGGGGACGACCGCGAGATTCGTCTCGCAGTCGCGAACGTCGGTCCACGTCGCGTCACGTAAGTCCATGTTGGTGTACTCCCACGGGAGCGGCATGAAACTCTCGGTAACCGGGTTCTCGGTCCGCTCTCCTCTCCGTCCCCACGGTGGCCTGACGAAGTTCACTCGTCGGCCAGTGCGACACTCTTCCGGTCACCGTACGTTTTCGAACACCAGAACCGAAAAATCACGGCGTAGCCCGCTGAACGGAACGAATACCGGCCATCAAGTACTTTCCGCTGTCCGTTCTAGCGTACGAGTGACTCCGCCGTGAACGCTGGTCTCTTTCCCGCTTGCTTCGATGCACTGCCCTTCGAAATCGCCCTAGTGGATACAGCAGGTACCATCGTGTACGCGAACGAAACGTGGGTCGAATTCGGCGATGTCAACGGGAACACCCACGATACCTGCTGGGTCGGCGAGAACTATCTTCGCGTTTGTCGCCGGGCCGAGGACTCGACGGCGACGCTGGTGGCAGACGGTATTGAGGCATTGCTGGCCGGAACGCGGACGCACTTCCAACTCGAGTACCCGTGTCACTCCCCCGACGAGTACCGTTGGTTCCACCTCGAAGCGACGCCGCTTACGCACGACGGCGAACGGTACGCACTCCTCGCACACGTCGATATCACGACCCGAAAACAGGTCGAACTCCAGCGGGATACACAGATCGAACAACTGAAAACGATCGTCACGGTACTCTCTCACGACATTCGAAACCCGCTCGCAGTTATTCAGGGATACGCAGCCAAACTCGAGACTGCTGAGGCTGATTCTGACGCGGTCGACGCGATCCAGGAAAGCGCAGATCGGATAGCTGATATGATCGAGTCGATCCTCGAGTTCGCCCGAACACAGAGCCTCAACGACGTCTCTCGGGTTACCGTAGCAGACGTTGCGCGGGAATCATGGGCGCAGACGGCGACCGTCGAGGCGTCGCTGACTATCGACTCGTCGCGTCCGTTCCTCGCCGACGAATCCCTCCTCCACCAAGTGTTCGAAAACCTGTTTCGAAACGCCGTCGAACACGGCGGTCGAGGAGTTACAATTTGGGTTGGGACGACGGACGATGGTGTATACGTCGAAGATGACGGCCCCGGAATTCCTGCGTCCCGGCGCGAGAAATTACAGGCGAACGAGGCGGGAGTAGGGACGAGCATCGGTGGGATTGGTCTCGCAATCGTCCGTGCAATCGTCACCGCACACGACTGGTCGTTCTCGCTCGAGGAGGGCCGAGAGGGTGGAACCCGCGTCGAAATCACTGGAATCGACTTTCTCGAAGCGACCTGATTGACGCAGTCGTCTGCTTGCGCCGTCGACTCACCGACGCTTTCGCGCTCGTTGGTAAATCACTTGCAAGTGCGTGTGGTCACTGTCCTTTGTCCGTCGGTCGTATCGGTCGCTATGTATCGCGGTGGCGATTTCCTCGAGGCGTTCCACGGCTCGCTCCCGGAGTGGCTATTGATTCTCGCCGCGTTCGTGACTCGATTCGGCGACGTCTGGGTTCTCATCTCGATGACGATTCTCGCGTCGTGGCTCCTGGCGTGGAAGAACGTCTCGGTCGGCCCTGCTCGAGCGAGAGACAGAACTACCGGCACGGAATCGCCACCCGGCGACTCGGCGTCGACGGACGGTGGCGGTGTCCCGTCTGCCGTCTGGCTCGTCGGTGTCGTCGTCGGCGGATTAGCCGCCATGACTGCGCTCAAGTACACCTTTCTGTTGCCACGGCCCGATCTACTCGCGCCGACTCCCGCTCTCTTACCCGCTGCGCTCGAGTCGACGTACGTCTCGACGGTGACTGTCGGCGGCTACGCCTTTCCGAGCGGGCACGCCTTCGGGGCCACCGTGGCGTACGGGGCACTCGCGATGGCGATTCCGTGGGGGGCTCGCCGAACCAGATTTGCCGTCGCCAGCGTCGTCATCGTCGCGATCAGCCTCTCGCGAGTCGTACTCGTCGTTCACTACCCGGGCGACATTGTCGCCGGGATGGTTATCGGCGCGAGCTATCTCGCGGCCGTCTGGTGGCTCCTCGAGCGCTCGCCGGTCGATCGGCAGACGACGGCGTTCGCCGTTGCTCTCGGCCTCGCACTCGTCGCGGTCGCCGTTAGCGGTGGTGCGGGCCGGTCGGTGACGTACGCCGCGCTCGCGGGCGGTGCGCTCGCGGGGTGGTCGATCGGTCGCCCGGACGCGGTCACCTTGCGCCAATCGACGCCTCTGCGCGCGTATCACGCCGGGTCCGGGACGCTCGTGCTCGCAATTCTCGTCGGTCTCGCCATCGTCAGTGACGTGCTCACGGTCGCGTGGGCTGGTGCACTCGGTGTGCTCGTCGTTGCACCGGCGCTCATCCTCCCGCGCCAACGGGACGCCTGAGCCCCGCTGTGGCTAGCGCAGGGCCAACTGGTTTCCGCCACGATCCGTTCACTTCGACTATGACCGACGACAACCGTCAACTCGGCGTCGAACTCGGGGAACTCGGCGACGAACTCGAGTCCGCGGACTACCCCTTGAGCGAGGACGAACTGCTCGAGCGATACGGCGACGAGGAAATCGACATGGAAGGCGAGACGGCGACGCTCGAGGAACTGATCGGGCCACTCAACGAAGACGAGTACCGAGACTACGGCGAAGTCGAGCAGGCGATCATGAACATGGTCGGCGACGAGGCGATCGGGCGGAAGAACTACAGCGACCGAACGCCCCCTGCCGCGGGCGAGCAGCGCCAGGACGAGGGTGCACCGGATCAGGACGATCAGGAAGGCCAAGAGTCGTTCTAAGGTGTCGACGGCTCACGGCCATGGCCCGCGACGTCTGCACGACGTCCCCAACCCGAGTCAGCGCTCAGTCGTCGTCATCGGTACTGGCTTCCGTTCGCGCCTGTCGGCGCTGTGCGCGTTCGATGAACTCCTGGGGTAGCTCCTCGATTTCACCGGCCTGAACGCCCCAGAGGTGTGAGTAGAGCCCCCCGTTTTCCAGCAACTCGCCGTGCGTACCGCGCTCGACGATTGCGCCGTCCTCGAGGACGAGGATCTGATCCGCATCCTTGATCGTCGAGAGTCGGTGGGCGATGGCGAACGTCGTTCTGTCTACGGTTAGATCGTCGATCGATCGCTGGATGAGCATCTCGGTCTCGGTGTCGACGTCGCTCGTAGCTTCGTCTAACACCAGGACGTCGGGATCTTTGAGCACCGCGCGGGCGATGGCGACGCGCTGACGTTGACCGCCTGAAAGTTTGACTCCACGTTCGCCGACCATCGTGTCGTAGCCGTCGGGGAGGTTCTGGATGAAGTCGTGGGCCTCAGCGGCCTTCGCCGCCTCGACGATCTCCTCTCGACTCGCATCGAACGTACCGTACGTGATGTTCTCCTCGACGGTGCCGTAGAAGAGGAACGACTCCTGGCCGACGTAGCCCATCGACTGGCGCAGACTCGCCAGCGAAACGTCGCGAATGTCCTGCTCGTCGACGCTGATCGCCCCGTCGTCGACGTCGTACAGCCGCAAGAGGAGTTTGAGGACGGTCGACTTCCCCGCGCCGGTCGGCCCGACGAGTGCGACCGTCTCGCCACCGTCGACCTCGAAGGAGATATCGTCGATGATTCGGTCGTTTTGTTCGTAGCTGAACGTAACGTCCTCGTACTCGACGCGACCGTCACTTACCTCGAGATCGGGGGCGCCCAGATCGCGCTCGATTCGTCCCTGTTCGTCCATCAACCCGAAGATACGCTCGCTCGAGGCCTCCGCGCGCTGGTACATGTTGATGACCTGCCCGAACTGGGCCATCGGCCAGACGAGTTGCTGGGTGTAGAGGATGAACGCGACGAACGTCCCAGTCTGGAGCGTGCCCGTAAACGGTCCCGGAGCCGTGCCCATGAGGACCCAGTAACCGCCGACGACGAACGTAAGCACGAAGCCGATTCCCGAGATGAGTTGGAGGCCGGGGAAAAAGCGGATCCGAAGCCAAATCGCTTCCCAGTTCGTATCGTAGTACTTCTTCGAAACACCCTCGACGCGATCGGATTCGTAGCCCTCGGTGTTCGAGGACTTGATGACGCCGATGCCGCCCAAGTTATTCTCGAGTCTCGAGTTCACCTTTCCGACTGACGAGCGAACGGCGGCGTACTTGGGCTGAATCTTCTTGACGAAGATGTAGGTGAATATCGCGATCAGCGGA from Natronorubrum sediminis encodes the following:
- a CDS encoding DUF5789 family protein, whose translation is MTDDNRQLGVELGELGDELESADYPLSEDELLERYGDEEIDMEGETATLEELIGPLNEDEYRDYGEVEQAIMNMVGDEAIGRKNYSDRTPPAAGEQRQDEGAPDQDDQEGQESF
- the azf gene encoding NAD-dependent glucose-6-phosphate dehydrogenase Azf produces the protein MAQSVLLTGAAGRVGEAILEGLADEHEWRLLDRDPPTEDHPGEFVVADITEGDTVREAMEGIDVVLHLAGDPRKTAPWESVLTNNIDGTQTVFEAAIDAGVEKVAFASSNHAVGHYETDERTPEMYRTHDDYLLDGTELPRPGNLYGVSKVAGESLGRYYHDEYGLSVVNVRIGNLTEGHPPIDYERGQAMWLSYRDCAHLFDRCIRADYDYEIVYGISDNDRKYYSLERAKDVLGYEPQDNSARHDD
- a CDS encoding sensor histidine kinase; translation: MNAGLFPACFDALPFEIALVDTAGTIVYANETWVEFGDVNGNTHDTCWVGENYLRVCRRAEDSTATLVADGIEALLAGTRTHFQLEYPCHSPDEYRWFHLEATPLTHDGERYALLAHVDITTRKQVELQRDTQIEQLKTIVTVLSHDIRNPLAVIQGYAAKLETAEADSDAVDAIQESADRIADMIESILEFARTQSLNDVSRVTVADVARESWAQTATVEASLTIDSSRPFLADESLLHQVFENLFRNAVEHGGRGVTIWVGTTDDGVYVEDDGPGIPASRREKLQANEAGVGTSIGGIGLAIVRAIVTAHDWSFSLEEGREGGTRVEITGIDFLEAT
- a CDS encoding ABC transporter ATP-binding protein; this translates as MADVDWEEDDPFEEQREHVESPMRRLLFEYGRPYWFSVSVGLVSSVFARALDLLPALLLAVAIDAIFGDAVFAEQVPLVVLPDAWLPTTPESQFAFVTIAIAGSFALGAIFHWLRNWGFNAFSQDIQHDVRTATYDKMQRLDMEFFASKQTGEMMSVLSNDVNQLERFLNEGMNSATRLIVMVFGIGFLLFWLNPQLALVSLAPVPLIAIFTYIFVKKIQPKYAAVRSSVGKVNSRLENNLGGIGVIKSSNTEGYESDRVEGVSKKYYDTNWEAIWLRIRFFPGLQLISGIGFVLTFVVGGYWVLMGTAPGPFTGTLQTGTFVAFILYTQQLVWPMAQFGQVINMYQRAEASSERIFGLMDEQGRIERDLGAPDLEVSDGRVEYEDVTFSYEQNDRIIDDISFEVDGGETVALVGPTGAGKSTVLKLLLRLYDVDDGAISVDEQDIRDVSLASLRQSMGYVGQESFLFYGTVEENITYGTFDASREEIVEAAKAAEAHDFIQNLPDGYDTMVGERGVKLSGGQRQRVAIARAVLKDPDVLVLDEATSDVDTETEMLIQRSIDDLTVDRTTFAIAHRLSTIKDADQILVLEDGAIVERGTHGELLENGGLYSHLWGVQAGEIEELPQEFIERAQRRQARTEASTDDDD
- a CDS encoding aminopeptidase: MDERVREHAEVLVEWSARVEAGDDVVLSVGPEAHELAVAVAEQLGERGANLLSTFSSGEITRAYLRAHDGEFEADPAHELALVENADVYLSLGGGRNTSSTADVPGETRQAYRSARTEIRETRLGTRWVSTVHPTRSLAQQAGMAFEEYRDFAYDAILRDWESLAEEMGKMKSILDDGSEVRIVSEGTDLTMQIAGRTAVNSAASVAYDSHNLPSGEVFTAPYATEGEVTFDVPMTLRGESVRNVRLEFEDGEVVDSDAEQGESVIGEILETDEGARKLGELGIGMNRGIDRYTDNILFDEKMGETVHLALGRAYDANLPEGETGNDSAVHVDLIADVSEDSRLEVDGEVVQENGQFRWE
- a CDS encoding creatininase family protein, which encodes MDLRDATWTDVRDCETNLAVVPVGSTEQHGPHAPLGTDVITAEAVTDAGLEKTDLEVVRAPAIPIGIAEEHRQFPGTMWVSEDTFRDYVRESIESLAHHGLERVVVVNGHGGNVDALRALGGRLTRSGDAYAVPFTWFEAVGDHSSDMGHGGPLETALLRHCAPDLVREDRLEEAQDGRADGWGEWQSHANLAYDAAEFTENGVVGDPEAGDEVRGEELLELAAASLADLLEAVAERDISRPERR
- a CDS encoding DUF309 domain-containing protein — protein: MRDHLRAGAAIYNAGFYHAAHDAWEDYWLDLESGTDDERLLHGLIQFTAAVYHTRERNWEGAVGLATSARAYLSGLPPTYRDVDLESVRAFLVVLESDPELIERRPPIRLVHEGDVPTRDGLGFEPTAIAATVLADELGFDEEPIERARTYARRDLEAGDDGSRFVTLLFDFVREDEHRGIIFQRLTEHVDRREARESDVEGLF
- a CDS encoding DUF5790 family protein, producing MSQATLGDDEELFGEAANEMREDVESSLEDAWDALPAADEIWETDADNVLGVLNGLKTALDVGDAEDHLRDAKKWFTMGQRADAFEDADDLEEEIETLEEAIGDIADAGEQVGDLTSTIPALRGTLEDAGPAGDDEKDEE
- a CDS encoding aldo/keto reductase — its product is MEYTTLGSTGMSVSRIGLGCMSFGTGRDWMLDREESRELIERAIDLGINFFDTANVYSSGDSERILGDVLADYDRDAQVVATKAYAEMDPANTNSSGLSRKAIEQELEASLDRLGMDTIDLYQTHRWDDETPIEETLRALDDAVRRGTVRYVGTSSMWAHQFADALHASDRLDLERFATMQNHYNVFYREEEREMLPLCRKEGVGVIPWSPLARGVGARPLGELESTTRGQTDEYLEQIPYLDGGGEEINERIQELAAEKGVTMAQISLAWLLHKEWVDAPIVGTTSIDHLEEAVEALEIDLTASDMSYLEEPYEPLPIAGHE
- a CDS encoding dihydroneopterin aldolase family protein encodes the protein MSTDTSPTDAEAACFEAGIKFGTLYHQFAGTPISLESAPSLATAMEDSIENQPHCDRVTVSVRTDELEPALAESAADYTELTGRFLEVEIVVDYEGCEVLTRMEMEDGYPLMRIDSVRGRP
- a CDS encoding phosphatase PAP2 family protein; amino-acid sequence: MYRGGDFLEAFHGSLPEWLLILAAFVTRFGDVWVLISMTILASWLLAWKNVSVGPARARDRTTGTESPPGDSASTDGGGVPSAVWLVGVVVGGLAAMTALKYTFLLPRPDLLAPTPALLPAALESTYVSTVTVGGYAFPSGHAFGATVAYGALAMAIPWGARRTRFAVASVVIVAISLSRVVLVVHYPGDIVAGMVIGASYLAAVWWLLERSPVDRQTTAFAVALGLALVAVAVSGGAGRSVTYAALAGGALAGWSIGRPDAVTLRQSTPLRAYHAGSGTLVLAILVGLAIVSDVLTVAWAGALGVLVVAPALILPRQRDA